The Sorghum bicolor cultivar BTx623 chromosome 6, Sorghum_bicolor_NCBIv3, whole genome shotgun sequence genome contains the following window.
GAGACTTTTTAGGAGCTCAAATCTTCAATAAAATATTACATCGTTAAAAAACATGTGGGGCGACAAGCCCAACGTATAATCCCGCTTTGAAATGGTCAAAGGGGGTATTTTGCCCGATTAAGTGGGAGAACATGATTCCTGGTATTGGAGTTGAGGGGAGCTTTTTAGACTCGGCAACAAGTCCATGGTGTTGAAATGAACTTCACTATTAATTTAATAAGAACTTAATATTTGTTTCTTTTGTGCCATCATAAAAATATTTTCGGAAAACTTATCCCTGATATAATAGTTGTGAATTGCATATATTGACCAATAGTTAATACAATAATTTACAGTAAAATTAAAGGCTATTTTCTTTGGCAAATCAAGCGCTGAAATTCATTTGAAACTATAGATACTTTAGTAGTTTTAGGGCATGTTTTgctccccttgctaaattttagccagctaaaactattttagctacttTTGGGTGACTAGTGGGACTAAACTAGTTTAGCTCTTTTTTACTTAGTGTGTCTAGAAGTTTAGccggctaaaatttagcaataggaaccaaacatgcccttaCACCATATTTTAACAATCTCTGTGGCTATGTGCCCGCTGTTGGATCTTCGCTTCATAATAATATTTAGAACTTGTGTTCATATATGGCTGATGGCTCTTAACAGGAGGAGAAAATTAGGGAAGCAATCGAGGATGCTGGTTTTGAAGCTAAGCTGATTAACGAGGAGGTCAGGGAAAAGAACATTCTAGTATGCAGGTTACATATAAAAGGAATGACCTGCACGTCCTGCACAAGCACAGTAGAATCTGCCttgcaagttcttcctggtgtTCAAAGAGCTTCAGTTGCGTTGGCTACTGAAGAGGCAGAGATCCATTATGATCGCAGGATTATTGCTGCCAGCCAACTAATCCATGCAGCGGAAGAAACTGGCTTTGAAGCAATACTAATCACTACAGGAGAAGATAGGAGCAGGATAGACCTCAAGCTAGATGGCCTTCTGACCGAGAGGCTAACAATGATACTGAAAAGCTCTATCCAAGCTCTTCCTGGCGTGGAAGACGTAAAGGTCGACACTGAACTCCACAAGATCACTGTCTCGTACAAGCCTGACCAGACAGGTCCCAGGGACCTCATTGAAGTCATCGAGTCAGCCACTTCTGGTGATGTTACTGCATCAATATATGCAGAAGCAGAAGGAAGGGAGCATCACAGGCATGTGGAAATCAAGCGATACAGGCAGTCTTTCTTGTGGAGCTTAATATTCACTATTCCGGTGTTTCTCACTTCCATGGTGTTCATGTACATCCCTGTGCTGAAGGATGGACTCGAAAAAAAGGTTGTCAACATGATGAGCATTGGTGAACTATTGCGGTGGATTTTATCGACACCAGTGCAATTTGTAATTGGCCGCAAGTTTTATACTGGTGCTTACAAGGCAATACGCCATGGCTCACCAAACATGGATGTCCTTATTGCTCTGGGGACGAACACGGCATACTTCTACTCAGTTTACTCAGTTCTTCGAGCAGCTACCTCTGAGAATTACATGTCAACTGATTTTTTTGAGACTAGTTCTATGCTCATATCTTTTATCCTTCTTGGAAAGTACCTTGAGATCTTGGCAAAAGGAAAAACCTCCGAGGCTATTGCCAAGCTGATGGATCTTGCACCAGAAACTGCAACACTGTTAATGTATGACAATGAAGGAAATGTGGTAGGAGAGAAGGAGATTGACAGCAGGCTAATTCAGAAAAATGATGTGATCAAAGTAGTTCCGGGTGGAAAAGTTGCTTCTGATGGATTTGTTATTTGGGGCCAGAGCCATGTGAATGAAAGCATGATTACTGGAGAATCACGGCCAGTAGCAAAGAGGAAGGGTGACACTGTAATTGGAGGGACAGTGAATGAAAATGGTGTGCTCCATGTCCGGGCAACATTTGTCGGATCAGAGACTGCACTGGCACAGATTGTAAGGCTAGTTGAGTCAGCACAAATGGCAAAAGCACC
Protein-coding sequences here:
- the LOC8055978 gene encoding probable copper-transporting ATPase HMA5 isoform X2, which produces MASTRTLFLSCFHGGGAEVSRHLALRPRYPSNPRRPSRSAAVAGEGSEGGGSGGTTGDLEAAKGTAEKEDEEEKVSVFAVTGMTCAACAGSVEKAVKRLPGIHDAAVDVLGGRAQVVFYPAFVSEEKIREAIEDAGFEAKLINEEVREKNILVCRLHIKGMTCTSCTSTVESALQVLPGVQRASVALATEEAEIHYDRRIIAASQLIHAAEETGFEAILITTGEDRSRIDLKLDGLLTERLTMILKSSIQALPGVEDVKVDTELHKITVSYKPDQTGPRDLIEVIESATSGDVTASIYAEAEGREHHRHVEIKRYRQSFLWSLIFTIPVFLTSMVFMYIPVLKDGLEKKVVNMMSIGELLRWILSTPVQFVIGRKFYTGAYKAIRHGSPNMDVLIALGTNTAYFYSVYSVLRAATSENYMSTDFFETSSMLISFILLGKYLEILAKGKTSEAIAKLMDLAPETATLLMYDNEGNVVGEKEIDSRLIQKNDVIKVVPGGKVASDGFVIWGQSHVNESMITGESRPVAKRKGDTVIGGTVNENGVLHVRATFVGSETALAQIVRLVESAQMAKAPVQKFADKISRVFVPLVIVLSLLTWLVWFLAGRFHGYPYSWIPSSMDSFQLALQFGISVMVIACPCALGLATPTAVMVATGVGASQGVLIKGGQALESAQKVDCIVFDKTGTLTVGKPVVVNTRLFKNMVLREFFDYVAAAEDNSEHPLAKAIVEHAKKFHSEENHIWPEARDFISVPGHGVKAKVFDKSVIVGNKSFMLSLSIDIPMEASEILIEEEENAHTCIIVAMDQEVVGIVSVSDPIKPNAHEVISYLKSMNVESIMVTGDNWGTANAIGKEVGIEKIIAEAKPDQKAEKVKELQEKLWRWLVME